A region from the Candidatus Tanganyikabacteria bacterium genome encodes:
- a CDS encoding type II toxin-antitoxin system VapC family toxin, producing MRALLDTCTFIWLVEGSPALSRAAVAAIRDPANSVLLSPISSWEIAIKARLGRLSPAGPVPRLVSEGMSRHGIEALPVTHAHAFAVEDLPLRHRDPFDRLLVAQCVVEGLALISPDEAFSGYPVETLW from the coding sequence GTGAGGGCTCTCCTCGACACCTGCACCTTCATCTGGCTGGTCGAGGGCTCGCCGGCGCTGTCCCGAGCGGCGGTGGCCGCGATCCGGGATCCCGCCAACTCGGTGCTGCTGAGCCCGATCTCGAGCTGGGAGATCGCGATCAAGGCGCGTCTGGGCCGACTCTCACCCGCCGGCCCCGTGCCGCGGCTGGTCTCGGAAGGGATGAGCCGGCACGGCATAGAGGCCCTGCCGGTGACACACGCTCACGCGTTCGCGGTCGAGGATCTACCCCTCCGCCACCGCGACCCGTTCGATCGTCTGCTCGTCGCGCAGTGCGTCGTGGAGGGTCTCGCGCTGATCTCACCCGACGAGGCGTTTTCAGGCTATCCGGTCGAGACCCTCTGGTAG
- a CDS encoding EamA family transporter — MPRTKLWLVATALAAVYFAWGSTYLGIRYAIVEMPVFAMCALRFLIAGALLIGLGKLRGEPWPGAIEWKGAAIAGILMLGLANGAVTLAERTVPSGVAALIAATTPLLLFMIERFRADGERAGKGGTAGLLVGFAGVAVLLWPALAGSTRFGLGSDLAILMVAPVCWAAGTAFGRRHALPAGLLVSAGGQTLIAGAFHLAIALALGEVPRAWHPYTAATWGAVGYLIVVGSLVGYTAFAYLVREVPPSLAASNAYVNPVVAVILGAVVAHEPVTSSILLGSVMVVGAVVLLAWPNLRAASAASRSGILADRR, encoded by the coding sequence TTGCCTCGGACCAAGCTCTGGCTCGTCGCGACCGCCCTGGCGGCCGTCTACTTCGCGTGGGGATCGACCTACCTGGGCATTCGCTATGCGATCGTGGAGATGCCGGTCTTCGCCATGTGCGCGCTGCGCTTCCTGATCGCGGGCGCCTTGCTGATCGGCCTGGGAAAGCTGCGCGGCGAACCGTGGCCCGGAGCGATCGAGTGGAAAGGGGCGGCGATCGCCGGCATCCTCATGCTGGGGCTGGCCAACGGCGCGGTCACCCTTGCCGAGCGGACGGTGCCCTCCGGCGTGGCGGCCTTGATCGCCGCGACCACGCCGCTCCTCCTCTTCATGATCGAGCGGTTCCGCGCCGACGGGGAGCGAGCGGGCAAGGGCGGAACCGCCGGCTTGCTGGTCGGTTTCGCGGGAGTCGCCGTGTTGCTGTGGCCCGCGCTGGCGGGTTCCACGCGGTTCGGCCTCGGATCGGATCTCGCCATTCTCATGGTCGCGCCCGTCTGCTGGGCGGCCGGCACGGCCTTCGGGAGGCGCCACGCCCTGCCGGCCGGCCTCCTGGTCAGCGCCGGCGGCCAGACCCTGATCGCCGGCGCGTTTCACCTGGCGATCGCTCTCGCCCTGGGCGAGGTGCCCCGGGCGTGGCACCCCTACACGGCGGCGACCTGGGGCGCGGTGGGCTACCTGATCGTGGTCGGGTCGCTGGTGGGCTACACGGCGTTTGCCTACCTCGTGCGCGAGGTGCCGCCGTCGCTGGCGGCCAGCAACGCGTACGTCAATCCGGTGGTGGCGGTGATCCTCGGCGCGGTCGTCGCCCATGAGCCCGTCACGTCGTCGATCCTCCTGGGCTCGGTCATGGTGGTCGGCGCGGTGGTGTTGCTCGCCTGGCCCAACCTGCGGGCCGCGTCGGCCGCGTCTCGCTCTGGTATCCTGGCCGATCGGCGCTGA
- a CDS encoding GIY-YIG nuclease family protein, which yields MTTARSPVAGLPEKPGVYAFRDANGRLLYVGKAVNLKRRVRSYFGPGGGHSDMTRRLKDVAAYIEHWEVGSELEALLAEARAIQAGSPLFNIMGMRPGGPAFVRVTNEAVPRVLFTRKLTPDGSRHYGPFRPARALRSALDALQPVLKWRLCKDTSGERCLYHQTGRCLAPCVAGAGTVSETYREMLDTLDRLFTGRDAEVRQELERRMRAEAEALRFERAAALRDSLAAISRLVARAEALTQDGVLVEPWPGGEAGARLLAIRSGRLVLARDVRGGASGTASDVWSFLEEVWRARGPGPARTADELREVDSICRYLLRRDDRWVRVSRRRLDAAQRELCRRLGAEAPPRVAAPTPTVVARRAAPQARPPAQAAPRASGEPATPPPAPLRSPPSHSARPFVAIDFETADGGSDSACAVALVRVEADGSRATVSRLIRPPRRRIRFTYIHGIRWEDVADCPSFGAVWSELAPLLDGAAFLAAHNASFDRGVLLACCQAARLPPPDLPFVCTVSLARRAWAIRPTKLNNVCDRLGIPLSHHDPVSDAEACAEIVVRAAAQLAGVGHDG from the coding sequence ATGACGACCGCCCGGAGTCCGGTGGCCGGCCTGCCCGAGAAGCCGGGCGTCTACGCTTTCCGCGACGCAAATGGCCGCCTGCTCTACGTGGGCAAGGCGGTCAACCTCAAGCGCCGGGTCCGGTCCTACTTCGGCCCGGGCGGCGGCCACAGCGACATGACGCGCCGCCTCAAGGACGTCGCGGCCTACATCGAGCATTGGGAGGTCGGCTCCGAACTCGAAGCGCTCCTGGCCGAGGCGCGGGCCATCCAGGCCGGTTCGCCGCTCTTCAACATCATGGGCATGCGGCCGGGCGGGCCGGCGTTTGTGCGGGTCACGAACGAAGCGGTCCCGCGGGTCCTGTTCACGCGCAAGCTCACGCCGGACGGATCCAGGCACTATGGCCCCTTCCGGCCGGCGCGGGCCCTCCGGTCGGCTCTCGACGCCCTGCAGCCGGTGCTCAAATGGCGGCTCTGCAAGGATACGAGCGGCGAGCGCTGCCTGTACCACCAGACCGGCAGGTGCCTGGCCCCCTGCGTCGCCGGGGCGGGCACCGTGTCCGAGACCTACCGGGAGATGCTCGACACGCTGGACCGGCTCTTCACGGGTCGCGATGCCGAGGTCCGGCAAGAACTCGAACGCCGCATGCGCGCCGAGGCGGAGGCGCTTCGCTTCGAGCGCGCCGCCGCGTTGCGGGACAGCCTCGCAGCGATCTCGCGCCTGGTCGCCCGCGCCGAAGCCCTCACCCAGGACGGGGTCCTCGTGGAGCCGTGGCCGGGCGGCGAGGCCGGCGCCCGCCTTCTGGCGATCCGCTCCGGCCGCCTGGTGCTCGCCCGCGATGTGCGCGGGGGCGCGAGCGGCACGGCGAGCGACGTCTGGTCGTTCCTGGAGGAAGTCTGGCGTGCCCGCGGGCCCGGACCGGCCCGCACCGCGGACGAACTGCGCGAGGTCGATTCGATCTGCCGGTACCTGTTGCGCCGCGACGATCGCTGGGTGCGGGTCTCGCGGCGCCGCCTGGACGCCGCGCAGCGCGAACTGTGCCGCCGCCTCGGAGCCGAAGCGCCGCCGCGGGTGGCCGCGCCCACCCCGACGGTCGTGGCTCGGCGCGCAGCGCCCCAGGCCCGCCCCCCGGCACAGGCGGCGCCGCGCGCGTCCGGTGAGCCCGCGACCCCTCCGCCGGCACCGCTTCGGTCGCCGCCCAGCCATTCAGCCAGGCCGTTCGTGGCGATCGACTTCGAGACGGCCGACGGCGGGTCCGACAGCGCCTGCGCCGTCGCCCTTGTCCGGGTCGAGGCCGACGGCTCGCGCGCTACCGTGTCTCGGCTCATTCGCCCTCCGCGGCGGCGCATCCGGTTCACGTACATTCATGGCATCCGGTGGGAGGATGTGGCCGACTGCCCGAGCTTCGGTGCCGTGTGGTCGGAGCTGGCTCCCCTGCTGGATGGTGCGGCCTTCCTGGCCGCCCACAACGCGTCTTTCGACCGTGGTGTGCTGCTCGCCTGTTGCCAGGCGGCCCGCCTGCCGCCCCCGGACCTGCCGTTCGTCTGCACCGTATCGCTCGCTCGCCGGGCGTGGGCCATCCGGCCCACGAAGCTGAACAACGTCTGCGATCGTCTGGGCATTCCGCTGTCGCACCACGACCCGGTCTCCGACGCCGAGGCCTGTGCCGAGATCGTGGTGCGCGCCGCAGCGCAACTTGCTGGGGTCGGCCATGATGGCTGA
- a CDS encoding type II toxin-antitoxin system Phd/YefM family antitoxin — MRVVTVHEAKTNLSRLLAFVQAGETIVIAKNGRPVARLVACEPAGEPRPIGLMPGAFGIRDDFNDPLPEAELQAFEG; from the coding sequence ATGCGAGTTGTGACCGTGCACGAGGCCAAGACCAACCTGTCACGACTCCTCGCCTTCGTTCAGGCAGGGGAGACGATCGTGATCGCGAAAAACGGCCGGCCGGTTGCCCGGCTGGTAGCCTGCGAGCCTGCGGGGGAGCCCAGGCCCATCGGGCTGATGCCCGGTGCGTTCGGGATCCGGGACGATTTCAACGATCCCCTGCCCGAGGCGGAGCTACAGGCATTCGAAGGGTGA